A single genomic interval of Sceloporus undulatus isolate JIND9_A2432 ecotype Alabama chromosome 2, SceUnd_v1.1, whole genome shotgun sequence harbors:
- the LOC121924019 gene encoding zinc finger protein RFP-like: protein MDKVDNPMEELQKAAICSICLEYFKDPVSIQCGHNFCLRCIRKCFETAKRRFCCPQCRRQAGKKDFRPNRELADVAEVAKRYKLQAEEAAGEKAVCERHREPLKLFCEDDQALICVVCDRSKDHRAHTVLPIEEAVQDYKVWSNLSSDTERCIWTVY, encoded by the coding sequence ATGGACAAAGTGGACAATCCCATGGAAGAGCTCCAGAAGGCCGCCATTTGCTCCATCTGCCTGGAATATTTCAAAGACCCAGTCTCCATACAGTGTGGGCACAACTTCTGCTTGCGCTGCATCAGAAAATGCTTTGAGACGGCCAAGAGACGGTTCTGTTGCCCTCAGTGTCGAAGGCAAGCTGGCAAGAAGGATTTCAGGCCCAACAGGGAACTAGCCGATGTGGCTGAAGTAGCCAAGCGATACAAGTTGCAGGCAGAAGAGGCGGCTGGAGAGAAAGCAGTGTGTGAGAGACACCGGGAGCCCCTCAAGCTCTTCTGTGAAGATGACCAAGCCCTCATCTGCGTCGTGTGCGATAGATCCAAGGACCACAGGGCCCACACCGTGCTTCCCATAGAAGAGGCTGTCCAGGACTACAAGGTATGGAGTAACCTTTCGAGTGACACGGAGCGCTGCATTTGGACCGTCTACTAA